In the Luteolibacter rhizosphaerae genome, ACCACTTATCATCCCGTATCGCGCCGCTCGAGTAGTATCATCAGCTAACTCATCAGCAAACCGGAGAAGAGCCGCAAGAAATCTAGGATAAACGGTTTTACCCAAAATATGATCCTCGACGAGGATCTGACGCAAAGTGTCTTTATCTTTGGTTCCTGCAACTGTTCCACCATGAACAGCAGCTATCCGACCGATCAGTTTCTTTTCGGCCGAATCAGAACCCATTGCAGCTCCTAAAGAATCGATTTGATCGAAAACTCGCTTTTCGTGGTCTTTTCGCCCTCCAATGTTCCCGATATCATGTAGATTAATCGCAACAAGAAGAATATAAGCCTCATATGCACCAATATTACACTTGTGCGACTTAAGGATATCAGAACATCTGCTAATTACGCAAGCTATATGGTCTGGACCGTGATCATTCAAGTAAATCAGCTCCTCAGGATTTATTGCATCCTTCTGGTCGAATTTTTTTCGGACCTCTGCAAGTAGCGCGCCAGCCGTAGCGTTTGTTTGTATAGGGGCAAGAATCCTCGTGATACTTTCATAACGATTAATATACTCCTGCTTTCCTCCTCGTGTGGGGAAGTCTGCGTCTTTACCTTTTCGAAGAATCTCTTCCAAATGCATCATGGCAGCAACAACTTGTAAATATGAGAGATTACCTCTTTAGCTAAAGCAGGAGGGACAGCATTTGCGACTTGCTGCTGTTGAAATCCAATACTACCAGAAAATTCAAACCAGTCAGGAAAAGATTGGAGGCGAGCAGCTTCTCTTACCGACAACCCTCTATTTTGGGTGGGGTGAAGCAGAACATTTTTTCTGTAGTTTCCCACTACTATCGACGGCACGCCGGCTTTAAGGCGATGATAGAGACCCGTGTGTCGCTCTTTTGCTCGAGATTCAGCCGGCCAAAGACTATCGGGAATGCTTTCCCAATTACCTCCTTGAGGAACCCATTTAAATCGATTCACTAAGTCAGATTTATTACGCGTAACCAAGTGTCCAGCGCATTTTTTCCGCTTACCTCTTAATTTCTTTGCGTAACTACTTGCTGCGTCTCGCCGATAAGCAAGCTCAGCATGCTGTGCACCATTTTCCAGCTTTGGAAGATCTGAGATCGCTTCCCAAACACTCACTCTTTGAGCATGTGGTTTTGGAGGAGTTAGGTTCACAGGAACTTTCGTTCCGATCATGAACATCCGTCTACGTCTTTGGGGAACACCATAGTCGCTGGCATCTACAATCAAAGTAGAAGGGTGGTATCCCAGCTCCCGAAATGCTATCTCGATTTGTTTGTAAAAACTGCCATTTTCAGTCTGCAGGATTCCCGGTACGTTCTCTAAAATAAGGCCGAGAGGGCGAATAAGCTCTACGAATCTAAAGTATTCTTTAAAGAGCAAAGAGTCTGGGTGTTTGGAACCTCGATTTCTTTGATTGGAGGTGGAAAATGCGCGACAAGGCGGCCCGCCTATTACAAGATCTATTTTTTGACGGGCAAATTTCTTGGCGTCTATATTTCGGATGTCAGAATTGTGAACGTCAACATCAGGGAAGTTTGACTCGTAGGTCGTAGCCGCCCACTTGTCACTTTCCACGGCGGCAACCAACTTGCAGCCAGCTTGTTGAGCGCCAAGTGAGAGTCCACCCGCACCGGAGAATAAATCTATGACTCTCACGCTTGCTGCATTTTGCGGTAGAGAACTAACTTTTCCACCGAACAGCGCAAGTCACATTCTTTCATCACACGGCTTGAAATTTGGTGCCGCTGAATACGGACGGCAGACGGCTTGTTTGTCGCACGGAATCTTGAGGAGCGGCGAGCCTCCGTTCGCCGCTCCAGCTTAGCTCACTGACACGCCTCGCACGTCCCGCCATTCATCATGGCGTCGATCGAGCAGGCCATCTTCTCCTCGGCGCTGTAGGTTGGTTTCTCGGGGCTCACGCCGCCGTCCCGTGCCATCAGGCCGCGGATCTCCTTGGTCACCTTGCCGGTGAAGGACTCGCTGTCGTTCGCCTGCAGCGTGCGCAGGTAGTAGGTCGTCTTCAGACCCTTGTCCCAGGCCCGGCGATACATGTGGCTCAGCGTCTTCATGTCCGGCGTCGCCAGGAACAGGTTCACGCTCTGGCTCTGGTCGATCCACTTCTGGCGCCGTGCCGCCGCATCCACGATGTACTCGTGGCCGATGCTGAACACCGTCTTGTGCTTGTTCTTGATCGCCGTCGGGATCGACTCGATGTCCTCTAGCTCGCCCTTGAAGTACTTCAGCTCGTCCACCATCTCCTGGTTCCACAGCCCGGCCTTCTTCAGGTCGCGCACCAGCTCGGAGTTCAGGATGATGAACTCGCCGCCCAGGTTGCTCTTCACATACAGGTTCTTGTAGTTCGGCTCGATGCACGGCGTGGTGCCCATGATGTTGGAAATCGTCGCCGTCGGCGCGATCGCCAGCACGTTCGAGTTCCGCATCCCGTGCTTCGCGATCTTCTCGCGCACCACGGACCAGTCCATCTTGCCGCCGCGCGGCACGTCGATCTTCCGGCCGCGCTCGTCTTCCAGCAGGTCCACCGTGTCCTGCGGCAGGATCCCGCGCGACCACTTGGAGCCCTGGTAGCTGGAGTAGGTCCCCACTTCCGCCGCCAGGTCGCTCGAGGCACTATAGGCATAGTAGGCGATCGCCTCCATGAACTCGTCATTGAACTCCACCGCCGCATCCGAGGCGAAGGCCAGCCCGCGCTTGTAGAGCGCGTTCTGTAGGCCCATCACGCCCAGGCCGATCGGCCGGTGGCGCATGTTCGCCGTCTTCGCCGCCGTCGTCGGGTAGAAGTTGATGTCGATCACGTTGTCCAGCGCCCGGATCGCCACCGTGATGGTCTCCTTCAGCATCTCGTGGTCCAGCGCGCCGTCGCGGGTGATGTGCGTGTCCAGGATCACCGAGCCCAGGTTGCACACCGCCGTCTCCTCGTCGGAGGTGTTCAGCGTGATCTCCGTGCACAGGTTGCTGGAGTGGATCACGCCGGCATGGTCCTGCGGGGAGCGCACGTTGCAGGGATCCTTGAAGGTGATCCACGGGTGCCCCGTCTCGAACAGCATCTTCAGCATCCCCTTCCACAGCTCGATCGCCGGGAATTGGCGGGACCAGATCTTCCCTTCCGCCGCCATCGCCTCGTACTCCGTGTAGCGTTGCTCGAAGGCCTTTCCATACAGGTCGTGCAGGTCCGGCACTTCGTTCGAGCGGAATAGGGTCCACTGCGCGCGGTCTTCCATCCGCTTCATGAACAGGTCCGGAATCCAGTTCGCGGTGTTCATGTCGTGGCAGCGGCGGCGCTCGTCGCCCGTGTTCTTGCGCAGCTCCAGGAAGTCCTCGATGTCGTTGTGCCAGGTCTCCAGATAGGCGCAGCCGGAACCGCGGCGCTTGCCGCCCTGGTTCACCGCCACCAGCTGGTCGTTGTGCAGCTTCAGGAAGGGGATGATCCCCTGCGATTCGCCGTTCGTGCCTTGGATGTAGCCGCCGGTGCCGCGCACCGCCGTCCACGAACCGCCCAGGCCGCCCGCCCACTTCGAGAGGAAGGCGTTCTCCGCGATCCCGCGGATCATGATGCTCTCGATCGAGTCATCCACCTTGTACAGGTAGCAGGAGGAAAGCTGGCTGTGCAGCGTGCCGGAGTTGAAGAGCGTCGGCGTGGAGGAGCAGAAGCGCCGTCCCTTGTAGAGATTGTAGAGGCGGATCACCCAGCTCTCGCGGTCCTTCTCCTCGCGCTTGAACAGGCCCATCGCCACGCGCATCCAGAAGAACTGTGGCGTCTCGATCCGGCGCGGCTTGTTGCCCGTCTTGTCGACCACCAAATAGCGGTCGTACATCGTCTGGATCCCGAGGTAGTCGAAGTCCAGGTCCGCCGTCGGGTCGAAGGCCTCCGCCAGCTTGTCCAGGTCATAGACATCCAGCAGGTCCGGGCTCAGGCGTTTGATCGCCACGCCGTGCTTCAGGTAGCTCTTGAAGGCCGCCTTGTGCGCCGCCTTCAGCTTGTCGATCCCGTCGCGCGAGATGCTCCAGTCCAGCACTTCCTCGTAGATGTAGGAGAGCAGGATCCGGCCGGCGAATTTCGCGAAGTCCGCGTCCTTCTCGATCAGCGCCTTCGCATTCAGGATGATCGTGTTCTTGAGGTCCTTCTCGGAGATCTCCGTGCCCACGGAGCGGCGCAGCTCACGCTCGATCTCCAGCTCGCTGATGCACAGGTCGAGGCCGATCGAGGCATACGCGATCCGCTTCTTCAGCTCGCTGCCGTCCCACATGATGGACTTGCCATCATCCGGCGTCACGGTGACGAAGAATTCCTGGTTCGGATCCTCCGCCTTCTCCTCCTGCTCCTGGCGCAGGCGCGCGCGCTGCGCACGATACAGGATGTAGTGCTCCGCCGCCTTGAAGCGGCCCTGGCGCATCAGCTCCTCCTGCACCATGTCCTGCACGTCCTCGATGTGCACGAAGGACTGGTCCCCGCGGCGGATCCGGTCCGTCACCGCCTTCGCGATGTCCACCGCCGCTTCCGGGTTCTCCTTGATCGTCAGGAAGGCCTTGCGCACCGCGATCTCGATCTTCGTCTCCGACCACGGCACGACATTGCCGCTGCGGCGGATCAGGCGCACCGGCAGTGCATGCGGGCCGGCGTGGACGTCGACGGTCCCGGTCTTCTCCATCGAGCGACGGAAGGCCAGCGACTTCGCCACGTCATACGCTTCGTTCTCAAGCAGTGCCTTTTCGATCAGCAAGTATAGGTCGGACTCCGACAGGCGCAAACGGCCGCCCTCATCCAGCGACTTCGTCAGCGAGTTCGCCACCGCGTGCGCCACGTCCGACACGAACTTGCGGTTCACGTCCGAGAAGATCGACTTCTCGTCCGCCTGGCGGGAAATCAGCAGGTCCGCCAGCGAATCACCGATCGCATCGGCGACGTCTTCCAGCGAGAAGTGGGTATCCGTGTCACCACGGGTCACGATGATATCGGTGATCGGCTTGCGCCGCTCATGCGACAGCACCTCGCGCCAGGAAAAAGCGCGGTCGGAAGCCGGAAGGGAGAAACGGTCGGTGATGACCTGCTTCAGCAGGTAGTCTTCGTCAGGATTAACGGCACGATACATGGCGAGGAAGTGTGTGCGGGTGAGGGAGGATTTGCGGAACTTGGGACAGTGTGTGTGGGAAACGGGAACTGAAGTTTGCGAGTTCGCAGTATTCAGTTTTCAGGAAGAGCGGCGGGAATCGATGCTGCGGATGAGCCCTTGGAGCATCGCGGAGATTTCTTTGGTCTCCTGGATCATGGGACGAGAGCCTGCGAGCGGAGCTTGCCCAACCTTCTGTCGGACTCGCTCGGAGATATAGAGTTGGGTGCGGAGTTCACCACAGGAGCCTTTGCTGATGCGGAGGAAACGAATGAAGTCTCCATCGCTGTCGCGTTCAGCTCCTTCGGCAATGTTGGAGGGCACTGAAATGGCCGAGCGCTGCATTTGATCCTTCAGCGCGTAATCGCGTGAATCATGCAACGCCACGCACACATCGACCGCAAGCTGGCAGCTGCGCTTCCAGACTTCCAAATCTTCAAATGTGGTAACCGCCATAATGCCTTCTGCTTTTTGCCTTTCCTGAAAACTGAACACTGAAAACTAGCAAACCCGGGCCAAGGATCAGAGTTCGTCATCGTCAACCGAGCTCAGTGCCGAAGCCTTTTGATACTCGGTAACTCGGCCTTCGAAGAAGTTGGTCTCCTTCTTGATGTCCATCATCTCGGCAAGCCAAGGGAACGGGTTGGTGACGCTCTCGTTGAGAGGAGCCAAACCACAAGAAGCGAGGCGGCGGTCGGCGATGTAATCGATGTACGCCTCGAAGTCGGCGGAATTCAGGCCCAGCCCCGCCACCGGCAAACAGTCGCGAATGAAGGTCTTCTCCAGCGTGATCCCCTCCTTCATCGTGGCGCGGAGGTCTTCGCGGAAGTCCTCGGTCCAGATGTCGGGGTTCTCATCGACGAGGTCCATGAGGAGGTTGCGGAACACTTCGATGTGGTTGGACTCGTCGCGCAGCGTGTAGCGGAACATGGCGCCGATGCCCGGGAACTTGTTCTGGCGGTAGAGGCTCAGGATCATCCCGAACAGACCGTAGAACTGGGTGCCCTCCATGACCTGGCCGAACATGAAGATGTTCTTCGCCAGCGCCTGCTTGTTCTCGGTCACCGTCAGGTCAATGTCCCGGCGCAGCGCTCGGGAGTTCGACACCACAAAGTGATTCTTCGCCGTGATCGAGGGCACATCCTCGAACATCGCCTCGCACTCGTGCGGGTTCAGCCCCAGCGAGGAAAGCATGTAAACCAGCGAGTCCGCATGGATGTTCTCCTCGTGTGCGTGGCGGCCCAGCACCAGCTTCAGTTCGGGTGCCGTCACCACCTCGCGGACCACATGCAGCACGTTGTCCCCCACGATCCCTTCGGCTGCCGAGAAGTAGCCGATCCCCATCTTGATGATCCAGCGCTCCACGTCGCTGATCTCGTCCGAGCGCCACTGCTCGACATCCTTCTGCATCGTGATGTCCTCCGGCTCCCAGTGGTTGTTCTTCATCGTCTTGTACAGGTCGTACGCCCACTGGTACTTCAGCGGCAGGATGTTGAAGAACATGGTCTCGCGACCGTTGATGACTTTCTTGGCGGCGAAGGCCTGCTCGGCCTTCTCGCGATCGAGCACGAATGTGCGGGCTCCGAGGGTAATCGTGGTGGTGGCGGACATGGAGAGGTGGGCGACGGGAGAAAGCTTCAGGATGGTTTTGCCGCCTCCCGGTCGAACCGGTCGCGGCGGGCACAGCGGGAGAGATACTGAGCGGAAACGGGGCCAATCCTCAAGTCCATTTCGTTCATATGGTATCCACAAATTATTAACAATACTACCGGTGGTGTACTCCTCCACCCGCTGCAAACTTGACAATTTCGCCCCATCCCCTAAATGCCTGAAAAATGTGGGCTCAATGAAAGGCCCGCCGATTTCCCTCCGGCCCCCCTAGGTGTCGAAAAGTTTTCCGACCCGGCCACCCCTCATCACCTCTCCCCGACCCACCCGCGGAATTCTAAAATGTTAGAGCAGAGTTCTGTTAGAAATCCCCGCAATCCCCTCTCCCCGAGCGGATTAAAATTAACAAAACAATTGCTTAACGCCCTCTACCTCACCCGCAAACCCTTGATTTTACAAGGAATTGCATCAAGCCGCCCGGAAGGCCAAGGCCGACAGCCCCTCCTTCTCCAGCCGCCCGAACGCCGCCGCCTCCCCCTCCAGGCTCCCCATCCGGATCGCCCGCAAAATCCCCAGCCAGGCCTGCACCCGCTCGCTCTCCTCCCCCAAATCCTGCAAGGCCCGGACCGCCTCGTCATGCCGCCCCGCCCGCGCCTGCGCCATCGCCAGCGCAAACCCGTCCCCCCCCGGCGCCATCACATGCTTCACCACCCCGCGCAACTCCTTGGGATGCACTGGCTTAAGTAAAAAGTCCACCACCTGCCCCGTAATCGCCCTCAACGCCGCCGACGGCGTGATCACCGCACTGCACAACACCACCGGTAGGGAATTCCCATGCCGCCTCAACGACTCGATCACCCGCAACCCGTCGATATCCGGCATCCGCAGATCCAGGATCACCAGGTCGTAGCTCTCATTCTCCAGCTTCGACAAAGCCTCCACGCCCCCCGCCGCCGTGTCCGTGTCGTGATCCGAAAGCGCATACGAAAACCCGAGCCGCAGCGTCGGCTCATCATCCACCACCAGAACCCGGTATCGAACGGCAGCCCCCGCCGCCTTGGTGTCAGGCAATTGGGACATCGATATAGAATTCCGTTTGGTTGTCCTTCCGCTCCCTCAGACCGATCCGGCCCTCGTGAGCCCGCATGATCTCCCGGCAAATGAATAGCCCCAGCCCCACCCCGTCCGAATCCTGTCCCGGTGCTCTGAAGAACCGCTCGAAAATCCGGCTCTGCGCCTCCTCCGGCACTCCAGGACCCTCGTCGATCACCGAAACGCGGACATGATCCGCATCCGGCTGGCTGGTCCGCAGCGTCACCATCCCCCCCGCCGGGCTGTGCTTGATCGCGTTAGATACAAGGTTGTTCAGTACCTCGTCCAACCGCAAGGGGTCGGCGCTGACGTCTGGCAAATCGTTGTGGGTTTCGACCTGGATCGAGATGCCCTTCTCGCCGGCCTTTGGGGCGAAGAGTCGCTCCGAACGCTGCAGCGCCCCCGGGAGCCCCACCGGCACGCGGTCCAGATGCGTCGTCCCGCTCTCCGCTCGGGAAAGATCTAGCAGGGTGTTGAGCGTGGCCAACAGCCTCTCGCAATCGTCGTTCGCCGAAGACACCATCGTCCTCTGAATTGGCGAAAGCACACCGGAGCGCTCCTCCAAGAGGAGGTGAAGAACCATCCGGATCCCCGTGAGAGGAGTCTTCACCTCGTGGCTCACCGTCGAAAGCAGGTTGGTCTTCATGTCATCCAACCAGCGGATGCGGGTAACATTGTGCAGCAGGACTGCACGCCCGGAATGAATCCCGTCCTCGGACGTGAAGCGGAAGATCCGCGGCAGATAGAAATGCTCGCGTTCGCCCACGCGGAAGAGAAGCGCCTCCCGAGGATCTTCCGGGAGGTGATTCATGCCGGCATCCGCCGACTCTTCGAGGATCCGCTGGATCTTCGCCGGGATACGATTCGGCACTCCCAAGCTCTCGGTAAGAGTCTCCGCGGCCGGATTGAGCTGAAGAATGCGACCGTCGTCTCCTAGTACGAAGACCGGTGAAGGAATCGCTTCAAGGATCGCGCGGTTCACCAAGTTGGTGCGCATCACCCGCTCCTCCGTTTCGCCGCGACGCAAGCGCAGCTCCGCCGCCATGTCGTTGAAGGCGGTCGCAACTGCGCGGAATTCGCTGTCGGTGCCGGGCTCCGGCAAGGTCAGCTCGAAGTTACCTTTCCTGATCTCATCAATCGAACGCCGCAGTCCCTCGACGGGGTCCACCAAGTGGCGTACGAGCTGATGGTAGATAAAAACCGCAATGGCCGTGCCGACGATGACGAGAACCGTTACAAAGAGCGTGTTATTCGCGGACTTGTTCTCCACAGCCACGCCGGCCTTCAGACGCTCTTCCGCGAGAAGGAACACGTTCTCCGACTGCTGGGTGATGCCCTGCGATTGCCGGCTCAGCGAGGTCAGAAGCTTCGCCGCATCCTCACGCGTGGCGACCTCTCCACGGAAGAAACTCTCATATTCCTCGAAATAGGTGGTGAGGGATTGCTGGAGATTGTCCAGAACCTCGTTCCACACATCGTCATCGCTGCGACGCAGGCTTTCGAGCTTCGCCACGAGTTCGCTCTGATTGAATTGGAAGAGCGTCTTGTCCGGCGGCTTGTAGGGTGGATCACCGGTTAAGGCCGGCAAATAGTGGGCATCAATGGCCGAGGTGAGGACGCCAAAACTCCGGGCGGTCTTGATCGCCGGGTAGTTGTTCTCCAAGCTGTTCTGATAACGCCGATTCGCATCCCGCACCAGTACGAGCGCCGCCGCTCCGACTCCCCACAGGAGCAGGATCAGGGTCAAAAGCCCGTAGAACAGTCGGGTGCGTAACATTAAAAAATCGGGGGAGGATCAATCCATGCCGAAGCGCTTGCGCTTGCGGTAGAGGGTGGCCTTGTCGATGCCGAGGATCGCCGCGGCGTCTTGCAGAGTGGGTGCCCAGCGCAGCACTTCGCGAAGGTGAGTCTGCTCGATATGATCGATGCTATATTCGCCTCCGATCACCGGCACGGCAGCTCCGCCAGCGGCAGGAGTCTCTGCAGCTACCGGGATCGGCAGGTCCTCGGCTTCGATCTTGGACCCGCGGGCAAGGATCGCCGCGCGCTCGATGGCGTTACGGAGCTCGCGGAGGTTGCCTGGCCATGCATGGCGGAGAAGGGCCTGGCGACCGCTTTCCGAAAAGCCATCAATCTTGCGCCCCATCTGGCTGCTGAAGAAGTTAAGATAATCGTGAGCGAAGCGGACCAAGTCGGCACGGCGCTCGCGGAGAGGAGGAACGGTCACGCTAATCACGTTCAAGCGATAGAAGAGGTCCTCGCGGAAAGTGCGGGCAACGACGCTGGCTGCGAGATCCCGGTTCGTGGCTGCGATGATCCGGACGTTGCAGGGACGGACCTTGTTCTCGCCCAGCCGCTCATACTCTCGTTCCTGAAGGAGCCGCAGCAACTTCGGCTGGATCTCCATGGGGAGCTCGCCAATTTCGTCCAAGAAGAGGGTGCCGCCATCCGCCGCATGTACCTTACCCCATGTGTCCTTGATCGCGCCGGTGAAGGAGCCCTTCATGTGACCGAAGAGGACGCTTTCCAACAGCTCCTTCGAAAGGCTCGGGCAGCTCACGGTCACGAAGGGTTTGTCGCGAAGATGGCTGCGGTCGTGGACCTCTTTGGCAATCACGCTTTTACCGGTGCCGCTCTCTCCAAGGATCAGAACGGAGGCTGGAGAAGCGGCGGCCCGGAAGAGAGTTTCGATCTCCATCTGGGTCCGCTCGTCCTCGGACTTGAACTGAAGCGGGGGCGAGTTGTGCTTCACCTCGCTTTTGAGCTCTTGCACGGTCTCCTGCAAACGGACCACCTCCACCTGCTGCTGGAGCGCCTTATGCGCCTTCGCCAGAATAGCGCGGAGTTGGTCCGGGGTGAACGGCTTCTCCAGATAATCGAAGGCACCGAGCTGGGTGGCCTTCACCGCCGTGGAGACGGAGGCATGCGCGGTAAAGATGGTGACTAGCTGCCGCGGGTTTTGTTTGAGGATGTCCTGCAGCACTTTAAGGCCGTCCTCATCCCCAAGACGGAGATCAAGGAAGACGAGCTGGAAATCATCCTCCTTCAGTCTACGCAAGGCAGAGGGTCCGTCTTCCGCAGTTTCGACGTAGTGACCCTCGGCTTCCAGAGCGAGCGAGGTGGTGAGGCGGATCGACTGTTCGTCGTCAACGATGAGGATGTCCATGACGGGTGGGTTACCGATCCCCTCCTAACAGTCAGCATGCCGAAGCGACGCGGGTTCTTGAATAGCTGACTCTTAGGCAGTTCGGGCGAAATGCATGATGTGGCAATCTGCGTCGGATCGTGCATAACGCTACACCCTAAACATTGCATCTTGCAATTTGCAATTTGATCTCAATTCGGGAGAGAAATCGGACGCCATGCCGTGGAGGCACAAAAAAGCCGCCCCAGCCAGAGACCGGGGCGGCTTGAAAATCAGAGGGTAGATCCTCAGGCGGGGACTTCGCGGCCACGGCGGATCTGCGAGAGGTGGTGAAGAGTCTCGCGGGTTTCCTTGCTCCAATCGCGGAGAGCCTTGCGGGAGAGTTCGACGCGGTCGGCCATGGCCTTCTCCAGCTCGTGGTAGTTGTTGGCCAAGCGCTCGATGAGGGAGTTCATGGACTCCAAGGCACGGTCGCGCCAAGGATGATCGCCAGCGGCATGCAGGCGGGCGAGTTCCTGATCAGCACGACGGCGGGCCTCCGCCATTTCAGCGAGGAGGACCTTGGTGTCCGGGACGCGGCGGAGATCACTGGCCAGGCCCACCTTGGAAAGAGCCCAAATCGCCCACTTGGTGGGGTCGAAGTTCCAAGGTTTCACGCCGTTGCGGTAGTCGTGTTGGAACTCGTGATGGTAGTTGTGGTAGCCCTCACCAAAGGTGAAGAGGGACATCACGAAACTATCGCGCGCGCTGCAGCGGGTGGAGTAGGGCTGGCGACCGATGGTGTGGCAGAGCGAGTTGATGAAGAAGGTGCACTGCTGGACGCAGAAAACGCGGAGCACGCCGGCGATCAGGAAGCCACCGAGGGCTCCGTTTGCGCCGCCG is a window encoding:
- a CDS encoding ribonucleoside-diphosphate reductase subunit alpha; this encodes MYRAVNPDEDYLLKQVITDRFSLPASDRAFSWREVLSHERRKPITDIIVTRGDTDTHFSLEDVADAIGDSLADLLISRQADEKSIFSDVNRKFVSDVAHAVANSLTKSLDEGGRLRLSESDLYLLIEKALLENEAYDVAKSLAFRRSMEKTGTVDVHAGPHALPVRLIRRSGNVVPWSETKIEIAVRKAFLTIKENPEAAVDIAKAVTDRIRRGDQSFVHIEDVQDMVQEELMRQGRFKAAEHYILYRAQRARLRQEQEEKAEDPNQEFFVTVTPDDGKSIMWDGSELKKRIAYASIGLDLCISELEIERELRRSVGTEISEKDLKNTIILNAKALIEKDADFAKFAGRILLSYIYEEVLDWSISRDGIDKLKAAHKAAFKSYLKHGVAIKRLSPDLLDVYDLDKLAEAFDPTADLDFDYLGIQTMYDRYLVVDKTGNKPRRIETPQFFWMRVAMGLFKREEKDRESWVIRLYNLYKGRRFCSSTPTLFNSGTLHSQLSSCYLYKVDDSIESIMIRGIAENAFLSKWAGGLGGSWTAVRGTGGYIQGTNGESQGIIPFLKLHNDQLVAVNQGGKRRGSGCAYLETWHNDIEDFLELRKNTGDERRRCHDMNTANWIPDLFMKRMEDRAQWTLFRSNEVPDLHDLYGKAFEQRYTEYEAMAAEGKIWSRQFPAIELWKGMLKMLFETGHPWITFKDPCNVRSPQDHAGVIHSSNLCTEITLNTSDEETAVCNLGSVILDTHITRDGALDHEMLKETITVAIRALDNVIDINFYPTTAAKTANMRHRPIGLGVMGLQNALYKRGLAFASDAAVEFNDEFMEAIAYYAYSASSDLAAEVGTYSSYQGSKWSRGILPQDTVDLLEDERGRKIDVPRGGKMDWSVVREKIAKHGMRNSNVLAIAPTATISNIMGTTPCIEPNYKNLYVKSNLGGEFIILNSELVRDLKKAGLWNQEMVDELKYFKGELEDIESIPTAIKNKHKTVFSIGHEYIVDAAARRQKWIDQSQSVNLFLATPDMKTLSHMYRRAWDKGLKTTYYLRTLQANDSESFTGKVTKEIRGLMARDGGVSPEKPTYSAEEKMACSIDAMMNGGTCEACQ
- a CDS encoding sigma-54-dependent transcriptional regulator, whose product is MDILIVDDEQSIRLTTSLALEAEGHYVETAEDGPSALRRLKEDDFQLVFLDLRLGDEDGLKVLQDILKQNPRQLVTIFTAHASVSTAVKATQLGAFDYLEKPFTPDQLRAILAKAHKALQQQVEVVRLQETVQELKSEVKHNSPPLQFKSEDERTQMEIETLFRAAASPASVLILGESGTGKSVIAKEVHDRSHLRDKPFVTVSCPSLSKELLESVLFGHMKGSFTGAIKDTWGKVHAADGGTLFLDEIGELPMEIQPKLLRLLQEREYERLGENKVRPCNVRIIAATNRDLAASVVARTFREDLFYRLNVISVTVPPLRERRADLVRFAHDYLNFFSSQMGRKIDGFSESGRQALLRHAWPGNLRELRNAIERAAILARGSKIEAEDLPIPVAAETPAAGGAAVPVIGGEYSIDHIEQTHLREVLRWAPTLQDAAAILGIDKATLYRKRKRFGMD
- a CDS encoding response regulator; protein product: MSQLPDTKAAGAAVRYRVLVVDDEPTLRLGFSYALSDHDTDTAAGGVEALSKLENESYDLVILDLRMPDIDGLRVIESLRRHGNSLPVVLCSAVITPSAALRAITGQVVDFLLKPVHPKELRGVVKHVMAPGGDGFALAMAQARAGRHDEAVRALQDLGEESERVQAWLGILRAIRMGSLEGEAAAFGRLEKEGLSALAFRAA
- a CDS encoding ribonucleotide-diphosphate reductase subunit beta, with the translated sequence MSATTTITLGARTFVLDREKAEQAFAAKKVINGRETMFFNILPLKYQWAYDLYKTMKNNHWEPEDITMQKDVEQWRSDEISDVERWIIKMGIGYFSAAEGIVGDNVLHVVREVVTAPELKLVLGRHAHEENIHADSLVYMLSSLGLNPHECEAMFEDVPSITAKNHFVVSNSRALRRDIDLTVTENKQALAKNIFMFGQVMEGTQFYGLFGMILSLYRQNKFPGIGAMFRYTLRDESNHIEVFRNLLMDLVDENPDIWTEDFREDLRATMKEGITLEKTFIRDCLPVAGLGLNSADFEAYIDYIADRRLASCGLAPLNESVTNPFPWLAEMMDIKKETNFFEGRVTEYQKASALSSVDDDEL
- a CDS encoding four helix bundle protein, with amino-acid sequence MAVTTFEDLEVWKRSCQLAVDVCVALHDSRDYALKDQMQRSAISVPSNIAEGAERDSDGDFIRFLRISKGSCGELRTQLYISERVRQKVGQAPLAGSRPMIQETKEISAMLQGLIRSIDSRRSS
- a CDS encoding sensor histidine kinase, with the protein product MLRTRLFYGLLTLILLLWGVGAAALVLVRDANRRYQNSLENNYPAIKTARSFGVLTSAIDAHYLPALTGDPPYKPPDKTLFQFNQSELVAKLESLRRSDDDVWNEVLDNLQQSLTTYFEEYESFFRGEVATREDAAKLLTSLSRQSQGITQQSENVFLLAEERLKAGVAVENKSANNTLFVTVLVIVGTAIAVFIYHQLVRHLVDPVEGLRRSIDEIRKGNFELTLPEPGTDSEFRAVATAFNDMAAELRLRRGETEERVMRTNLVNRAILEAIPSPVFVLGDDGRILQLNPAAETLTESLGVPNRIPAKIQRILEESADAGMNHLPEDPREALLFRVGEREHFYLPRIFRFTSEDGIHSGRAVLLHNVTRIRWLDDMKTNLLSTVSHEVKTPLTGIRMVLHLLLEERSGVLSPIQRTMVSSANDDCERLLATLNTLLDLSRAESGTTHLDRVPVGLPGALQRSERLFAPKAGEKGISIQVETHNDLPDVSADPLRLDEVLNNLVSNAIKHSPAGGMVTLRTSQPDADHVRVSVIDEGPGVPEEAQSRIFERFFRAPGQDSDGVGLGLFICREIMRAHEGRIGLRERKDNQTEFYIDVPIA
- a CDS encoding DNA cytosine methyltransferase; translated protein: MRVIDLFSGAGGLSLGAQQAGCKLVAAVESDKWAATTYESNFPDVDVHNSDIRNIDAKKFARQKIDLVIGGPPCRAFSTSNQRNRGSKHPDSLLFKEYFRFVELIRPLGLILENVPGILQTENGSFYKQIEIAFRELGYHPSTLIVDASDYGVPQRRRRMFMIGTKVPVNLTPPKPHAQRVSVWEAISDLPKLENGAQHAELAYRRDAASSYAKKLRGKRKKCAGHLVTRNKSDLVNRFKWVPQGGNWESIPDSLWPAESRAKERHTGLYHRLKAGVPSIVVGNYRKNVLLHPTQNRGLSVREAARLQSFPDWFEFSGSIGFQQQQVANAVPPALAKEVISHIYKLLLP
- a CDS encoding HD domain-containing protein, giving the protein MHLEEILRKGKDADFPTRGGKQEYINRYESITRILAPIQTNATAGALLAEVRKKFDQKDAINPEELIYLNDHGPDHIACVISRCSDILKSHKCNIGAYEAYILLVAINLHDIGNIGGRKDHEKRVFDQIDSLGAAMGSDSAEKKLIGRIAAVHGGTVAGTKDKDTLRQILVEDHILGKTVYPRFLAALLRFADELADDTTRAARYGMISGILPEESRIYHRYSESLTSVTVRKECVRLRFEIDSETASGKFKSSTGESYLIDEIYSRLLKMHRERVYCMRHMRIRLEIPKIEFRIVVDHPSDPLSHAFQIDDVLEEVGFPDAPGKGIHGVCRSLGVKNGKEIHDIIDEIKSANA